A window of Mustela nigripes isolate SB6536 chromosome 9, MUSNIG.SB6536, whole genome shotgun sequence contains these coding sequences:
- the LOC132024107 gene encoding LOW QUALITY PROTEIN: olfactory receptor 13F1 (The sequence of the model RefSeq protein was modified relative to this genomic sequence to represent the inferred CDS: substituted 1 base at 1 genomic stop codon), giving the protein MXHNKMFQANSTPVTYFFFLGFSHYPKVEVIVFVLCLLMYLITLLGNVILISITVLNSHLHKPMYFFLSNLSLLDIWYTSSAFIPMLANFVSGKNTISFLGCAAQMYFSLAMGSTECVLLSMMAYDRYVAICNPLRYPIIMNKSVCVWIAAGSWVTGCLTALVETVSVLGLPLCGHNTINHFACEILAVLKLVCVDTSVVELMMLVITILILPMTMLLICISYAFILSNILRISSVDGRSKAFSTCAAHLTVVVLFYGTTLSMYLKPSAVDSQEIDKFIALVYGALTPMLNPIIYSLRNKEVKAAVKKLLIRNPFGTVLISALNNIGASTLI; this is encoded by the coding sequence ATGTGACATAATAAAATGTTCCAGGCAAATTCGACACCtgtaacatattttttcttcctgggaTTTTCCCACTACCCCAAAGTTGAGGTCATTGTATTTGTGCTGTGCTTGCTGATGTACCTGATCACCCTGCTGGGTAATGTAATTCTGATCTCCATCACTGTCCTGAATTCCCACCTACACAAacccatgtactttttcctcagCAACCTCTCCCTTTTAGACATCTGGTACACCTCTTCTGCTTTCATTCCAATGCTGGCAAACTTTGTTTCAGGGAAAAACACCATCTCATTCTTAGGGTGTGCCGCTCAGATGTACTTTTCTCTTGCCATGGGCTCCACTGAGTGTGTGCTCCTGTCCATGATGGCATATGACCggtatgtggccatctgcaacccCCTGAGGTACCCCATCATCATGAACAAGAGTGTCTGTGTGTGGATTGCAGCTGGCTCCTGGGTGACTGGCTGCCTCACCGCCCTGGTGGAAACAGTATCTGTGCTGGGGCTCCCTCTGTGTGGTCATAACACAATCAATCATTTTGCTTGTGAAATTCTGGCTGTCTTGAAACTGGTATGTGTGGACACCTCCGTGGTGGAATTAATGATGCTGGTGATCACCATACTTATCCTTCCTATGACAATGCTTCTCATTTGTATATCTTATGCATTCATTCTCTCCAACATCCTAAGAATCAGCTCAGTGGATGGTCGAAGCAAAGCCTTTTCAACATGTGCAGCCCACCTGACTGTGGTGGTTTTATTCTATGGGACAACTCTCTCCATGTACCTGAAGCCCTCAGCTGTAGATTCACaggaaatagataaatttatagCTTTGGTATATGGTGCATTAACCCCCATGTTAAATCCTATCATCTATAGTTTACGGAACAAAGAGGTAAAAGCAGCTGTGAAAAAACTGCTAATTAGAAATCCTTTTGGTACTGTGTTAATTTCTGCCCTCAATAATATTGGAGCAAGCACACTCATCTGA